In the genome of Rhodoplanes sp. Z2-YC6860, one region contains:
- a CDS encoding Bug family tripartite tricarboxylate transporter substrate binding protein: MRATKAALAATALLAAVTGTAQAQDNWPNRPITLVVPFSAGGGVDASARLQALAMGEILGQTIVVENVGAAAGTVGSARVAKAAPDGYTMLIGNSGTQVYSQWLYKKRPYDSVADFEPVGLVTESPRVLVARNGLPVKNLQEFIAYTKANQDKMQYSSAGVGSGTHLPCALFNFTLGLNVTHVPYRGEGPALQDVIADRIDYMCTTAQSGISQSKQGAVKGIAVMSPRRTAAYPELLTTGEQGVKGVEATVWNGFFLPKGTPKPIVEKINKALATILSKPETRQKMEQMGLEILPPEQRTPEYLAQFLKEDVERWGKVIKAAGISVD, translated from the coding sequence ATGAGGGCGACAAAAGCGGCGCTGGCCGCCACTGCACTGCTTGCCGCGGTGACCGGAACCGCGCAGGCACAGGACAACTGGCCGAACCGGCCCATCACATTGGTCGTGCCGTTCTCCGCGGGCGGCGGTGTCGATGCGAGCGCCAGGCTGCAGGCGCTGGCGATGGGCGAAATCCTCGGCCAGACCATCGTGGTGGAGAATGTGGGCGCCGCGGCCGGCACGGTCGGATCCGCACGCGTCGCCAAGGCCGCGCCTGACGGCTACACCATGCTGATCGGCAACAGCGGCACCCAGGTCTACAGCCAGTGGCTCTACAAAAAGCGGCCCTATGACTCGGTGGCGGATTTCGAGCCGGTCGGCCTTGTGACGGAATCGCCGCGCGTGCTGGTCGCGCGCAACGGTCTGCCGGTGAAGAATCTGCAGGAGTTCATAGCCTACACGAAGGCCAACCAGGACAAGATGCAATATTCGTCGGCGGGCGTCGGCTCCGGCACGCATCTGCCCTGCGCGCTGTTCAACTTCACGCTGGGGCTGAACGTGACCCACGTGCCCTATCGCGGCGAAGGCCCTGCCCTTCAGGACGTGATCGCCGACCGCATCGACTACATGTGCACCACGGCCCAAAGCGGCATTTCGCAGTCCAAGCAGGGAGCCGTGAAGGGCATCGCCGTGATGTCGCCGCGGCGCACCGCGGCGTATCCGGAACTGCTCACCACCGGCGAGCAAGGCGTGAAGGGCGTTGAAGCGACAGTGTGGAACGGCTTTTTCCTGCCCAAAGGCACGCCGAAACCAATCGTCGAGAAGATCAACAAGGCGCTCGCGACGATCCTCAGCAAGCCCGAGACCCGCCAAAAGATGGAGCAGATGGGGCTGGAAATTCTGCCGCCCGAGCAACGCACGCCGGAGTATCTGGCGCAGTTCCTCAAAGAGGACGTCGAGCGCTGGGGCAAGGTGATCAAGGCGGCCGGGATCAGCGTGGATTGA
- a CDS encoding DUF3592 domain-containing protein, translated as MSIMSIVPGHLFLQSALAFVLCAIACGMILAGRLTVQRGTATKAWPAASGVVIDSAIAADRDGGRQRFRPVVRYRYEVDGQRYEGSRIQWTMEQGYRKYTRARRLLDRYRAGSAITVHYDPSRPGSAVLQTGGSNTAVLRPVYVIASTAAVYTLFTIGIALAG; from the coding sequence ATGAGCATCATGTCCATTGTCCCCGGTCATCTGTTCCTGCAATCCGCGCTGGCATTCGTGCTGTGCGCCATCGCCTGCGGCATGATCCTGGCCGGGCGCCTCACCGTTCAACGCGGCACCGCCACCAAGGCCTGGCCCGCGGCGAGCGGTGTCGTCATCGACAGCGCGATCGCAGCGGACCGCGATGGCGGCCGCCAGCGGTTCCGTCCGGTGGTGCGCTACCGTTACGAAGTCGACGGCCAGCGCTATGAGGGCAGCCGCATCCAGTGGACGATGGAGCAGGGCTACCGCAAATACACGCGCGCCCGCCGCCTGCTCGACCGCTATCGCGCCGGCTCGGCCATCACGGTGCACTACGATCCGTCTCGTCCTGGCTCGGCCGTGCTGCAGACTGGCGGCAGCAACACGGCGGTGCTGCGCCCCGTGTACGTGATTGCCTCGACGGCTGCGGTCTACACGCTGTTCACCATCGGCATCGCGCTTGCGGGCTGA
- a CDS encoding glucose-6-phosphate isomerase: MALQQNIDHARSEHFTEVLTRTADELARLRKWHADGTLPLLRLPEKRDDIATILGYATLLRDGTSDVIFLGTGGSSLGGQTLAQLAGYAVPGVGALRDPLRIHFMDNLDPESYGTLLSRLTLKTSRFVAVSKSGGTGETLMQTIAALDALKAAKLDPHAHFLGITEPAKPGKSNGLRALLGAHQIHMMDHDPGVGGRFSVLTNVGLLPAAVCGLDIGAIRAGAADALASVLDHNNHPSGVPAAVGAALAVALSPHKPVAVMMAYADRLALFTKWYVQLWAESLGKDGKGTTPIAAIGPVDQHSQLQLYIAGPRDKLFTVITGTPAGKGPRMSADLSKLGGEPDFAGKTMGDLVAAQGRATAETLAKNGCPVRTIHLPVLDERHLGELLMHFMLETIVAAYLLGVDPFDQPAVEEGKVLAKKYLAGAN; the protein is encoded by the coding sequence ATGGCTTTACAGCAGAATATCGACCACGCGCGCTCCGAGCACTTCACCGAGGTGCTGACCCGCACCGCCGACGAACTGGCGCGGCTGCGCAAGTGGCACGCCGACGGCACGCTGCCGCTCTTGCGGCTGCCTGAGAAGCGCGACGACATCGCCACCATCCTGGGCTACGCGACGCTGCTGCGTGACGGCACCAGCGACGTGATCTTCCTAGGGACCGGCGGCTCGAGCCTCGGCGGCCAGACGCTGGCGCAGCTTGCCGGCTATGCGGTGCCGGGCGTGGGAGCCTTGCGCGATCCGCTGCGCATCCATTTCATGGATAATCTCGACCCGGAGAGCTACGGCACGCTGCTGTCGAGGCTGACGCTGAAGACCAGCCGCTTCGTCGCGGTGTCGAAGTCCGGCGGCACGGGCGAGACGCTGATGCAGACCATTGCGGCGCTCGACGCCCTGAAGGCCGCAAAGCTCGATCCGCATGCGCATTTCCTCGGCATCACCGAGCCCGCGAAGCCCGGCAAATCCAACGGGCTGCGCGCGCTGCTCGGCGCGCACCAGATCCACATGATGGATCACGACCCGGGTGTCGGTGGCCGCTTTTCGGTGCTGACCAATGTCGGACTTCTGCCTGCCGCGGTCTGTGGTCTGGACATCGGCGCGATCCGCGCCGGCGCCGCCGATGCCCTCGCGAGCGTGCTCGACCACAACAATCATCCCTCCGGAGTGCCGGCCGCGGTTGGCGCGGCGCTCGCGGTCGCACTGTCGCCCCACAAGCCGGTCGCCGTGATGATGGCCTATGCGGACCGGCTCGCGCTGTTCACCAAATGGTACGTGCAGCTCTGGGCCGAGAGCCTCGGCAAGGATGGCAAGGGCACTACGCCGATCGCCGCGATCGGACCGGTTGATCAGCACAGTCAATTGCAGCTCTACATCGCAGGTCCGCGCGACAAGCTGTTCACCGTGATCACCGGAACGCCAGCGGGCAAGGGCCCGCGCATGAGCGCGGACCTCTCCAAGCTCGGCGGCGAACCGGATTTCGCCGGCAAGACCATGGGCGATCTCGTGGCGGCACAAGGCCGCGCCACCGCCGAGACGCTCGCCAAGAACGGCTGCCCGGTGCGCACCATCCACCTGCCGGTGCTCGACGAACGCCATCTCGGCGAATTGCTGATGCATTTCATGCTGGAGACGATCGTCGCGGCCTATCTGCTTGGCGTCGATCCATTCGACCAGCCCGCCGTGGAAGAGGGCAAGGTGCTGGCGAAGAAGTACCTGGCGGGGGCCAACTAA
- a CDS encoding pseudouridine synthase: MNAENDHKPHRGRKFRGKRLRTSLPKPEAEAPIPERKDSDRIAKVIARAGLTSRREAETWIEAGRVAVNGEVIRSPALNVGPNDRIAVDGKPLPTRERTRLFLFHKPRGLVTTNADPEGRPTIFGALPTNLPRLVTVGRLDMNTEGLLLLTNDGGLARALELPATGWLRRYRVRAYGEVLQPRLDSLRKGIEVDGVRYGAIEATLDRQQGDNSWITFAMREGKNREIRNVLGALGLKVNRLIRLSYGPFQLAELPAGAVEEVKTRALREQLGERLVAIAGADFSGPIVEREIVEEEPQAQKPARHPEVRGAQRRASKDDAPDRPAREPSKGTLRLPRDKDRGRSSFEGRPQARLRASSTHYGRPSQDDGERKQSSDKRHLNRSPHGDERKQPDGKDGQHRRDGKPARDPHRGSRRRSPDRGRRR; encoded by the coding sequence ATGAACGCCGAAAACGACCATAAGCCCCATCGTGGCCGGAAATTCCGCGGCAAGCGGCTGCGGACCTCGCTGCCCAAGCCGGAGGCCGAGGCGCCGATCCCCGAGCGCAAGGATAGCGACCGCATCGCCAAGGTGATCGCCCGGGCCGGGCTCACCTCGCGCCGTGAGGCCGAGACCTGGATCGAAGCCGGGCGGGTGGCCGTGAATGGCGAGGTGATCCGCTCGCCGGCGCTGAATGTCGGCCCGAACGACCGGATCGCGGTCGACGGCAAGCCGTTGCCGACCCGCGAGCGCACCCGGCTGTTCCTGTTTCACAAGCCGCGCGGGCTCGTCACCACCAACGCCGATCCGGAAGGCCGTCCGACGATCTTCGGCGCGCTGCCCACCAACTTGCCGCGCCTCGTGACGGTTGGCCGGCTCGACATGAACACCGAGGGGCTGCTGCTCCTCACCAACGACGGCGGCCTCGCCCGCGCGCTGGAATTGCCGGCGACCGGATGGCTGCGCCGCTACCGGGTGCGCGCCTATGGCGAGGTCCTGCAGCCGCGGCTCGATTCGCTGCGCAAGGGTATCGAGGTCGACGGGGTGCGTTACGGCGCCATCGAGGCCACCCTGGATCGGCAGCAGGGCGACAACTCCTGGATCACATTCGCGATGCGCGAGGGCAAGAACCGCGAGATCAGGAACGTGCTCGGCGCGCTGGGGCTGAAGGTCAATCGGCTGATCCGGCTGTCCTATGGCCCGTTTCAACTGGCCGAACTGCCGGCCGGTGCGGTGGAGGAGGTCAAGACGCGGGCGTTGCGCGAGCAGCTCGGCGAGCGGCTTGTAGCGATTGCGGGCGCCGATTTTTCCGGGCCGATTGTCGAACGCGAGATTGTGGAAGAAGAGCCGCAGGCACAAAAGCCCGCCCGTCATCCTGAGGTGCGAGGCGCGCAGCGCCGAGCCTCGAAGGACGACGCCCCGGATCGTCCAGCACGTGAACCCTCAAAAGGCACGCTTCGGCTCCCGCGTGACAAAGATCGTGGCCGTTCATCCTTCGAGGGCCGGCCACAAGCGCGCCTACGCGCGTCTTCGACGCACTATGGCCGGCCATCTCAGGATGACGGGGAGAGAAAACAATCCTCGGACAAACGGCATCTCAACCGGTCGCCACATGGCGATGAGAGAAAACAGCCAGATGGCAAAGACGGCCAGCATCGCCGAGACGGCAAGCCGGCTCGCGACCCACACCGGGGCTCGCGCCGCCGCTCGCCCGATCGCGGACGCCGGCGCTGA
- the mutL gene encoding DNA mismatch repair endonuclease MutL, whose product MPVRQLPETLVNRIAAGEVVERPASVVKELVENALDAGATRVEIATDGGGRRLIRITDDGAGMTRADLELSVERHATSKLNDDDLLEIDTLGFRGEALPSIGSVARLGITTRHVSEPNAWSIAVDAGEKSAVKPAALSGGTRVEVRDLFYATPARLKFLKSDRSEAEAVREVVRRLAMSRPDVAFTLVADDRAPVTWPAALPGAPGRLARLADVLGAEFRANAVEVHGERNDVIVEGFAGLPTHSRANSLGQYLFVNGRPVRDKLLIGVIRGAYADYLSRDRHPVVALFVTLPPREVDVNVHPAKTEVRFRDATLVRSLLIHALKEALAREGQRAATTGGSATIASFRPAALPRRGAFDWRRSLARPLPPRGAVAAWSESAPEPGLAEAAQAVFDVGPAAATARVEVAEPVADLLDRPLGAARAQVHDTYIVSQTRGGLVIVDQHAAHERLVYERMKAALDQKGIARQILLIPEIVDLDPADAERLAGRASELQRFGLVIEAFGPGAIAVRETPSMLGEIDAAALTRDLAEHMAEWDEALPLERRLMHVAATMACHGSVRAGRRLKAEEMNALLREMEATPNSGQCNHGRPTYVELKLTDIERLFGRR is encoded by the coding sequence ATGCCGGTCCGCCAGCTGCCCGAGACCCTGGTCAACCGCATCGCCGCGGGCGAGGTGGTCGAGCGTCCGGCAAGCGTCGTCAAGGAATTGGTCGAGAATGCGCTCGACGCCGGCGCGACGCGGGTCGAGATCGCGACCGACGGTGGCGGCCGGCGGCTCATCCGCATCACCGACGACGGCGCCGGCATGACGCGGGCCGACCTCGAGCTCTCGGTCGAGCGCCACGCCACCTCGAAGCTCAACGACGATGACCTGCTCGAGATCGACACACTGGGCTTTCGCGGCGAAGCGTTGCCGTCGATCGGCTCGGTGGCGCGGCTCGGCATCACCACGCGGCACGTCTCGGAGCCGAACGCCTGGAGCATCGCGGTCGACGCCGGCGAGAAATCCGCCGTGAAGCCTGCGGCGCTGTCCGGGGGCACGCGTGTCGAGGTGCGCGACCTGTTCTACGCGACGCCGGCGCGCCTGAAGTTCCTCAAAAGCGATCGTAGTGAAGCGGAAGCGGTGCGCGAGGTGGTGCGGCGGCTGGCAATGAGCCGGCCTGACGTCGCCTTCACGCTGGTCGCCGACGATCGCGCACCGGTGACCTGGCCCGCAGCGCTTCCCGGCGCACCGGGCAGGCTTGCGCGGCTCGCCGATGTGCTCGGCGCGGAGTTTCGCGCTAACGCGGTCGAGGTCCATGGCGAACGCAACGACGTCATCGTCGAAGGCTTCGCCGGATTGCCGACCCACAGCCGCGCCAACTCGCTCGGACAGTATCTGTTCGTCAACGGACGGCCGGTGCGCGACAAGCTGCTGATCGGTGTCATTCGCGGCGCTTACGCGGATTATCTGTCGCGCGATCGCCATCCCGTGGTGGCGCTGTTCGTCACGCTGCCGCCGCGCGAGGTCGACGTGAACGTGCATCCGGCCAAGACCGAAGTGCGCTTCCGCGACGCGACCCTCGTGCGCTCACTTTTGATCCATGCCTTGAAGGAAGCGCTGGCGCGCGAGGGCCAGCGCGCCGCGACCACCGGGGGATCTGCGACCATCGCCTCGTTCCGTCCGGCCGCGCTCCCTCGCCGCGGCGCCTTCGATTGGCGGCGCTCGCTGGCCCGGCCGCTGCCGCCGCGCGGCGCGGTCGCCGCATGGAGCGAGTCTGCGCCGGAGCCAGGCCTCGCCGAAGCCGCGCAAGCCGTATTCGACGTGGGTCCGGCCGCCGCCACCGCGCGGGTCGAGGTTGCCGAGCCCGTGGCCGATCTGCTCGACCGTCCGCTCGGCGCCGCGCGCGCACAGGTGCATGACACCTACATCGTGTCGCAGACCCGCGGCGGCCTGGTCATCGTCGATCAGCACGCCGCCCACGAGCGTCTGGTCTATGAACGCATGAAAGCCGCACTCGATCAGAAAGGCATCGCACGACAGATCCTGCTCATTCCGGAGATCGTCGACCTCGATCCGGCCGATGCGGAACGGCTGGCGGGGCGCGCCAGCGAGTTGCAGCGCTTCGGCCTCGTCATCGAAGCCTTCGGCCCGGGCGCGATCGCGGTGCGCGAGACGCCGTCGATGCTGGGCGAGATCGATGCGGCCGCTCTCACGCGCGATCTCGCCGAACACATGGCCGAATGGGACGAAGCGCTGCCTCTGGAGCGCCGGCTGATGCACGTCGCAGCCACCATGGCGTGTCACGGCTCGGTGCGCGCCGGCCGGCGCCTGAAGGCCGAAGAGATGAACGCGCTGCTCCGCGAAATGGAAGCGACGCCGAACTCGGGCCAGTGCAACCACGGCCGCCCGACTTACGTCGAACTGAAACTCACCGACATCGAGCGGCTGTTCGGGCGGCGGTGA
- a CDS encoding DUF3592 domain-containing protein, translating to MLDYTALMWTYVAAGFFLFLTYCFALGIWRGRNQVASGKAWARTKGEVIESKVVVENFHTDDDDSDCTVAVRYRYAVAQKTYESDRIAFGDAGHTMRLLAQQAVAKYPTGAKVDVFYNPKRPSQAVLEGDSGAPAAFYAAVLVFGSIAAVLVAHSIAGKVLYAANGVPMFAFLVPLAALGIAGLCVYAFFDILRKEKFSARWPTATGKVTVSKVAEHASRDKDDNVEIRFVPQVACTYEVGGREYRCATRKWGWTELYVDSEGPEKILTKYPKGGSVPVFYNPADPSESVLEPANRRGTFAPVAGALTFALPAVLFLWMFIYVIE from the coding sequence ATGCTCGATTACACCGCATTGATGTGGACTTACGTCGCGGCAGGCTTCTTCCTGTTCCTGACGTATTGCTTCGCGCTCGGCATCTGGCGCGGCCGCAATCAGGTCGCCTCCGGCAAAGCCTGGGCGCGCACCAAAGGCGAAGTGATCGAATCCAAAGTGGTCGTAGAAAACTTCCACACCGATGACGACGACTCCGACTGCACCGTGGCCGTGCGCTACCGCTATGCCGTGGCTCAGAAGACCTACGAAAGCGACCGCATCGCTTTCGGCGACGCTGGACACACCATGCGGCTGCTCGCCCAGCAGGCCGTCGCGAAATATCCGACCGGCGCCAAGGTCGACGTGTTCTACAACCCCAAGCGACCTTCGCAGGCGGTGCTCGAAGGCGACAGCGGAGCGCCGGCGGCGTTTTACGCCGCGGTGCTTGTGTTTGGTTCGATTGCCGCCGTGCTAGTGGCGCATTCGATCGCCGGCAAAGTGCTTTACGCGGCGAACGGAGTGCCGATGTTCGCGTTCCTCGTGCCGCTCGCGGCGCTCGGCATTGCCGGCCTGTGCGTCTACGCCTTCTTCGACATCTTACGGAAGGAGAAATTCAGTGCGCGCTGGCCGACCGCGACCGGCAAGGTGACCGTGTCCAAGGTTGCCGAGCACGCCAGCCGCGACAAGGACGACAACGTCGAGATCAGGTTTGTCCCGCAGGTCGCCTGCACCTACGAGGTGGGCGGCCGCGAGTATCGCTGCGCAACTCGCAAATGGGGCTGGACCGAGCTCTATGTCGACAGCGAGGGGCCGGAGAAAATCCTCACCAAATATCCGAAGGGCGGCAGCGTGCCGGTGTTCTACAATCCGGCCGACCCGTCGGAGTCCGTGCTGGAGCCCGCCAACCGCCGGGGCACGTTTGCGCCGGTCGCCGGCGCGCTCACTTTCGCTTTGCCGGCCGTGCTGTTCCTCTGGATGTTCATTTACGTCATCGAGTGA
- the arfB gene encoding alternative ribosome rescue aminoacyl-tRNA hydrolase ArfB, with protein MIRVTDHISIDESEIEESFVRSSGPGGQNVNKLSTAVQLRFDVRRSPSLPNDVAIRLMRLAGKRMTKDGVLVLIAQNHRTQERNRAEAMERLVALIQEASIRPTVRRATKPTKASKERRIEGKKRRSGIKNLRQSKPGWD; from the coding sequence ATGATCCGCGTCACCGACCACATCAGCATCGACGAGTCCGAGATCGAAGAGAGCTTCGTGCGCTCGTCCGGGCCGGGCGGGCAGAACGTCAACAAGCTCTCCACCGCGGTGCAGCTCCGCTTCGACGTGCGCCGCTCGCCGTCATTGCCCAACGACGTGGCGATCCGGCTGATGCGGCTGGCCGGCAAGCGCATGACCAAGGACGGCGTGCTGGTCCTGATCGCCCAAAATCACCGCACCCAGGAGAGGAATCGCGCCGAGGCCATGGAGCGGCTGGTCGCGCTCATCCAGGAGGCCTCGATCCGACCCACGGTGCGCCGCGCCACCAAGCCGACCAAGGCGTCGAAAGAACGACGCATCGAAGGCAAGAAGCGCCGCTCCGGCATCAAGAACCTGCGGCAGAGCAAGCCCGGCTGGGATTGA
- a CDS encoding tripartite tricarboxylate transporter substrate-binding protein — protein sequence MHKARATLAAAIAVAALLNSAHAQNVQPMTYPDRPITLVVPYAAGGPVDTIARIQAARMSEILGQQIVIENVGGAGGMTGTARVAKSPPDGYTVLLSGSAVLAQNPNFHKKSSYDPIRDFDHVALFSDSARVLIARKDLPPNDFKEFIAYAKANHSKLQYGSPGAGSGGHTCAILLDGVLGAKITHVPYRGAGPAMQDMLGGRLDYMLEQISTATPQIKAGAVKAYATLGQDRGPGLEDLPTADEFGFKGLDCGAWASLSLPKGTPKPIIDRLAAVSSLTIDTPAVIERFKSVGVVVTAKNRRSPEYLTQFVKSEIERWAVPIKASGVTLD from the coding sequence ATGCATAAGGCCCGTGCCACGCTCGCTGCTGCGATTGCAGTTGCGGCTCTGTTGAATTCCGCCCACGCCCAAAACGTCCAGCCGATGACTTATCCGGACCGGCCGATCACGCTGGTGGTGCCTTATGCGGCCGGCGGCCCGGTCGACACCATCGCGCGCATCCAGGCGGCGCGCATGAGCGAAATCCTCGGCCAGCAGATCGTCATCGAAAACGTCGGCGGTGCCGGTGGCATGACCGGCACGGCGCGCGTCGCGAAGTCGCCGCCGGACGGCTACACGGTGCTGCTCTCAGGCAGTGCGGTGCTGGCGCAGAATCCAAACTTTCACAAGAAGTCGTCCTACGACCCGATCCGTGATTTCGATCATGTCGCGCTGTTCTCCGACTCCGCGCGCGTGCTGATCGCACGCAAGGACCTGCCGCCGAACGACTTCAAAGAATTCATCGCCTACGCCAAGGCCAACCACAGCAAGCTGCAATACGGCTCGCCCGGCGCGGGCTCGGGCGGACACACCTGCGCCATCCTGCTCGACGGCGTGCTGGGGGCAAAGATCACCCACGTGCCATATCGCGGTGCGGGCCCCGCCATGCAGGACATGCTCGGCGGCCGGCTCGACTACATGCTCGAGCAGATCTCAACCGCAACCCCGCAGATCAAGGCTGGCGCGGTGAAGGCCTATGCGACGCTCGGGCAGGACCGTGGCCCGGGGCTCGAGGACCTTCCGACCGCCGATGAGTTCGGCTTCAAAGGGCTCGACTGCGGCGCCTGGGCGTCCCTGTCGCTGCCGAAGGGGACGCCGAAGCCGATCATCGACCGGCTCGCCGCTGTGTCGAGCCTGACCATCGACACGCCAGCGGTGATCGAACGATTCAAGTCGGTCGGCGTGGTGGTCACCGCGAAAAATCGCCGCTCCCCGGAATACTTGACGCAGTTCGTGAAATCCGAGATCGAACGCTGGGCCGTGCCGATCAAAGCCAGCGGCGTTACGCTGGACTAG
- a CDS encoding nucleoside deaminase, whose protein sequence is MPSFMDQALDEARQAAARGEVPVGCAIVRDGVTVATAGNRTLADRDPTAHAEMLAIRAAARKLGSERLTGCDLYVTLEPCAMCAAAISFARVRRLYYGASDPKGGAVDHGPRFYQSPTCHHRPEVYGGINENEAATLLRTFFEARRD, encoded by the coding sequence ATGCCGTCGTTCATGGACCAGGCGCTGGACGAGGCACGGCAGGCGGCGGCGCGCGGCGAGGTGCCGGTCGGCTGCGCGATTGTACGCGATGGCGTGACGGTGGCCACGGCCGGCAACCGCACCCTGGCCGATCGCGACCCGACGGCCCATGCCGAGATGCTGGCGATCCGCGCCGCCGCCCGGAAGCTCGGCTCGGAGCGCCTGACCGGTTGCGACCTCTATGTGACGCTGGAACCCTGCGCCATGTGCGCGGCGGCGATTTCGTTCGCGCGCGTCAGGCGGCTCTATTACGGGGCGTCCGATCCCAAGGGCGGCGCGGTCGATCATGGACCGCGGTTCTATCAGTCGCCGACCTGCCATCATCGGCCGGAGGTCTATGGCGGCATCAACGAAAACGAGGCTGCGACCTTGTTACGGACGTTCTTCGAGGCAAGGCGCGATTAG
- the rsmD gene encoding 16S rRNA (guanine(966)-N(2))-methyltransferase RsmD has translation MRIVGGRLGGRTLLTPKSQGIRPTSDRLREALFNILQHAYADPVSGARVLDLFAGTGAMGFEALSRGAGFVLFVDDGAEARALLRGNSDAFGAGGASKIYRRDATRLGPAELAPFSLAFLDPPYGKGLAERALASARDGNWLTPDALVLVEEAADAGFVAPAGFEEIERRDYGDTQVAILRALSPSSS, from the coding sequence ATGCGCATTGTCGGCGGCAGGCTTGGCGGGCGCACGTTGCTCACGCCGAAATCTCAGGGCATCCGGCCCACGTCCGACCGCTTGCGCGAGGCGCTGTTCAATATCCTGCAGCATGCCTATGCCGATCCGGTGAGTGGCGCCCGGGTGCTCGATCTCTTCGCCGGCACCGGGGCGATGGGCTTCGAGGCGCTGTCGCGCGGCGCGGGATTCGTGTTGTTCGTCGATGACGGCGCCGAGGCAAGGGCGCTGCTGCGCGGCAATTCCGATGCGTTCGGTGCGGGCGGCGCGTCGAAGATTTATCGCCGCGATGCGACGCGGCTAGGCCCAGCGGAGCTCGCGCCGTTCTCGCTGGCGTTCCTCGATCCGCCCTACGGCAAGGGTCTTGCCGAGCGCGCGCTTGCGTCGGCCCGTGACGGCAATTGGCTCACGCCGGATGCGCTGGTCCTTGTCGAGGAAGCCGCGGACGCGGGATTCGTCGCGCCCGCAGGCTTCGAAGAGATCGAGCGCCGCGATTACGGCGACACCCAGGTGGCTATTCTGCGCGCTCTTTCCCCGTCCTCATCCTGA
- a CDS encoding DUF1330 domain-containing protein has product MPAYVISEVEILDDARADIYRTRASASIEKYGGRYIVRAAPVELIEGQRNGKRRFVIVEFPSMARAREWYGSLEYAEALKVRDGALARTLTFVEGAG; this is encoded by the coding sequence ATGCCTGCCTATGTGATTTCCGAGGTCGAAATCCTCGACGATGCCCGCGCCGACATCTATCGGACGCGGGCCAGCGCCTCGATCGAGAAATACGGCGGCCGCTATATCGTGCGCGCCGCACCGGTCGAACTGATCGAAGGCCAGCGCAACGGCAAACGCCGTTTCGTCATCGTCGAATTCCCGTCCATGGCCCGCGCCCGCGAATGGTACGGCTCGCTGGAATATGCCGAGGCCCTGAAAGTGCGCGACGGCGCGCTGGCACGGACGCTGACGTTTGTCGAAGGTGCCGGCTGA